CAGAGGAGGATACAGATGATTGACTTTGTACAAATGTTACCTCATTTGTAATGGTTACATGAAAAAGTAATTGGCCAAGCTCATTGTATGCAGAAATCAAGGAGAAGAGTCCTTAGGAAATACACTACAGGCCATTCTAAAGCACAAAGTAAGCCCCACACTGCggaacaaagacaaagatggGCTATTCAGAACACCAGCCAGGGACACTGTGctccatattttattttatgaaattatgCCTCCCgttctcccctccccttccctgaAATGAGTGATAACGACACAGATTGCTAATCTTTCTTACGTACAGAAGCTAAGACTGTAGCACACTGCTGAGCAGCACAAATGACTGCAACTTTTCCCAAACTTGCAGTATTTTTtagacaagagagagagggccaCATTCTCAGGGGACCCAGAATTCACTAGGCAAACAATACGAATGCAGAGCTTTACAGTGCAGACGGCAGCAGAAGTAGCAGCAGAGGGGATGAGAatcaccctctttctctctctctctctctgtttcacacagTCTCACAAGAGTCTCACTCTTGCTGTTTCTGcactcctttttctctctcgctctctctcgctctctcacaccCTCTCTTTCAACATAGTGGGTCAGTTGAGCTCCTGCACTGCAGCACAGTTGAGTGATGTGTTAACAAGGTTTTTCCATGATTTCAAGACCAAGGAAATGgtgttctcttttctttttttaacttctctCAATGTTTATAACATGGTTTTAGTAATAGCTGGGCTAATATGTGGCAAATTcatcaaatgacaatgtcagTTCCTCTGCTGATGATCCCTATCGACACAGTCCAAGTCATCAATTTGGTGCAGAGTGCAGTAAAGCACCAGTAGTAAATCTAGTACGTATAATATGTAGCAGAAAAACTGCAATCTCCTTTCACATAAGTACAGACTGTCTTTGCACTCACATATACGTATGACATCGCAAAGAAAACCAGAAGTTAGTTGAGCCATCAGCATTATCACACACAACTCAAATAGGCTCCTAGACAAATACACGCACAGGCAAGGGGAGCCTCCACTGCGTCTCTCCCaccgcacacaaacacacatgcatgcacaaaaaGTAGAACATGCTTATTTGTATGCAGCACCTGCAGTATACTGCaacttcagcaccatggacagagacagattggCTTTTTCAGCAAACTGGAGATAATTCCCTGTTTCCCAAATGGAGAAAGcattaaaccccccccccccccccacacacacacacacacacacacacacacacacacacacacacacacacacacacacacacacacacaatgcaaaatGTAGGTGGTCACAACCCTCTCCCAGTCCCTCTGTGACGTGCTCGCTCTGCTTCGGACTCTCCCTTTTTCGTTAATTGGACAATTACAGCTTCTTTCAGgaacaaaagagcaaaaaaaatcCCTACTTTCTCTAAGTGGCACGTTCCTCCACAATCCTCTACTGACGACTCCCATGTTCTCTCACCCTTCCCTAAACCACTTGTCTGTGCTCTCCCtcccatcatttttttttattcctcttgCTATTCATTCTCTGTTGCCATTCCACATCACGTTTGGGTTAATTAAGACTCAGAAATACCCATCAACAAACAAACTCTGATggagcacagaaaaacaaatgcacagagAGGCATAGCAAATGTGTAGCCAGCACAAACCTATCTGTCTATatatctgtctgtatgtctttctgtctgtcatgcaaacacacacacacatgcacacatataggTGCACAGACAACTGACAGAAACCTTTGTTCACTATGCAGTGCAGGCACTCACCAGCCAAGCAAAAACCAGGggccccaaaaatatactgaGCAAAAAcgccagaggagaggagggaaataTAACACACATGAAACCACATCCCTGGGGACCACCTAAAAAGTGTACCTGCAATCCACACGGCCATATCCAGGTTACTACCtccactcaacacacacacaaaaaaaaaacactcatagTTATTGACAGCAAATGGCTAGAGTGAATCCTGAGCTGGTGTGAGAGCCTACAGAAGCTTCTCTAATTGGCTTATGGTATCTCAAAATCTCCTAAAGGAGCTAATTTGAAACAGCTATGTCATGGTTAAGGTttaaatcagctgattgatATAGAATTATGTGTCATTACGTGTGTGTTAATAAGCATGCGTTGCTGCATTATATTCTGCATTATATTCTAATAAGACTTTTAGATAAAAGGCCTTAAGCAAAGTGTGCCAAGCATTCTTACAATTAAATACGACTACACAGAGAGCAAAACCAATTCCAATTCCAAGAAGAGTCTCACAGAACATTTACAGCATGGCAAGTTATTGTCAGTGTCGCTTGATCAGTGTTACTGTGCCAGGACTCAATCCATCAACCGCCAATCAATCCAGCGCAAAATATACCTTAACAAGTTTTGGGAGATGCATTACAAAACTATTTAAAGTCTTTGGGTTTCATTCAGATAATGCAAGTATAGGATAGTAAAGGTTGAAGACATGAGTGCAAATAAACCATGATAGACATTCTGTTTCTACAGAAGTTACAGGACATCCGCCGGATTAAAAATTGAGACAAATGAAACCATAAGTGCAAAGACGGGCAACGTCTATAAGGAATTGCTCTTTTAACTCACTTGTATCTGAAGTGGTTACAATGGTTAGAATCAAGATTTCGGGAAGCTGAGCTGACCTATGCATAAGGGAATCTATAACACCAGCCAAAGCCCAGTGGAAGAATACAGCAACACGATATGTCACGATGCAAATTCAGCATTAGGGCCACAGAGACAGTCAAACTGCAAGTAGacaatacagagagagagagagaaaaacataaaaaagaaaaccttgggaggacagagacagagaaaaccaaggacagaaagaaagacacgCGCTTTTACCGTGCTGAAGTCTTGCCAACGTACAAACCTCAAGAGAGATGTTGTAGGAAAGGTTAACTCCACTGTGAAATTCAAATATCACTGGCACAACAGAGGCAGATTCAAACAAGCGGTGCATGTTTACATATTCatacaaaaaggaaacatttagCCAACCTTCAATCCCTTCAGTTGCCTGTATCTAACATTTCGCCCAAAGTATGAAATCACTTGGAGATATTAGTGCAGGATAACAAGAGGATTTATTGGGATGAAACCACTCAGCATGGTATAacgggacaaagcccagcacTCATTTGTGAAATATTATCGTGGCTGGGTGACGGGGAGGGGTAGAGGATAAAAGGTTGCCAAGATATGGGACTATAGCAAAATCATCAATGATcccaaaactttatttatttattcatttgggGAGTTGGGGGTGATGGTGAGGGTTGGGGTTAACAGAGTAAtgcattatgtttttaatcaaactgAGTGCACACTGAAAATGCTGACCATATAGTCTAACCTCTTGGTCAGGGAAAGGAAcgctttatatatatatatatatatatatatatatataaatatatatatgtgtgtgtgtgtgtgtgtgtgtgtgtgtacatgtccgtatgtgtgtgtcagtgtataagtgagaaagtttaaaaaaaaaaaaaaaaaaaaaaaaagagcagacaAATGAAGCGGGGCAGCAGAGCATGGGGGTACAGCAGTGTGAAACTTTCTGTGAGTAGAAAACAAAGAGCCTTGACGTAATGCTATACCATGCTTACAAAGGCTTTATATGAGGGTGAACTTCACTTATTTGAGCAAcaataactataaaaaaaaaaaaaacaaacaatgaataCAACACAAGGTAATATGTTCTGTATTATAAGCTTGAAGACCGGATCATTGATGATCTATACTGGAGATGACTAGACTAGCTAAGGGCCTTCCCATTTAACAGGGAAGTATGTGGTTTGCTACATATCTTTCACTTAGTGTACGCTGACACATATGAGAAACTATAACACCCAATTACAACTGAGGATCACCACTCCTAGTAAACCTATTGAAATCAAAGCAAATTTGCATATCATGcccattttaaaacaaaacagaaatgcaaCCTCCTTTTCATAGATAATCACAAATTTATAGACATCAAGATTTGCATCGTATTTTTCCCAAATTAAAAATTTCAccttgtgatgatgatgtgtacTGTGAATACCATATTTACTCCACAGCTgcttcaaccttttttttttttttttgcctgtttgtaCTATTTGGTCCCAAAACAGAATCAGGCTAGGATAGGGaaagatgaaatatgaaaaatgccACAGCAAAAAGATTAGCAGATGATGGCTGCTGTGGAGGAGACAATTGAAAATTAAGTTACCACTGTACCACTGGGAATTTCAATGCACAAAATGTCAGTGATCAACAATcctgaacaaaaataaaaaataccaatatgtaaaaacactgaTCTTTTTAGATTGttctcttcaaaaaaaaaagaaaagtgattttGTTGACACAGCTACAATTACCTGCTTTATTCTGCCATTTTCAAGATAATTAGTTAAAAATAAGGACAGAACagatgaaatgaataaaatgatctTATACCAGATGTAAgttttatatatagatattctGAAAATAATTCATACTGAATATGAGACTTGGTGACCTCTTAGCATAAACAAATTGTGCATTACATTATAAATGCATCCAGCCTGCTAAATGCCTAATGGGTCTGAGAGCCTTTTTATCGCCCCCCAGTGGAGTGGACCCACACTGCTGCTTTAGAGGGAGTCAGAAATTAGATGCGCAACTGCAAAGAGCTACTTCCAATCACGTTTTCACTCACCCTCTCAATTACTGTTTATTAGCCTAAATCAGCAGTACCCGTTAAGATAATGAAAATCACAGCTTGCTTCACTGATTTGGTATATCCTCTCTTATCATCCACTTCAGAACCAGCAGCATTCACTTGACTTGCTCTGGCATTgcgttttgtgtgtcttttacCTTCAGTTGACACCAATAATGTAGTGGCAGATACAAATTGCATGCTATGACATCCAGCAGCTGAAGATCATAGAAAAACTAccaatagacagaaaaaaaaaaactattatattTTCCAGAAAAATAACTTTCTGTTCGCCCCGTCATCACTCCTCACTCTATTATTTGATTTGGTGCtaatctgaaaataatgagGAGCTGAAGTAAATTTCAATGTTATTGCCCTCCACTACATTTCTGTCTAGCACTCTATTGGTTCAGTAGCTATTCTTCCATCTCCAGGAGCATTATCGCATGATGGTTGGCCACATCCTAAACATGCCATTTTAACAAGACATCAAATGCACAGCCTGTCTGTAGCGCTCCAAACACAGGTTCCCGTGGCATCAACCCCTTCATCATTTGATTGAagactttgtttttattaagaaGGCTATACCAGACGCATAATCACTATACATTGATTTAACATTACCTTTACAATTAAATTCTTCACTGAAATTACAGAATAAATATATGCACATTTTTCTTCAAATCtttgtgagagagaaaacattaaaagtgcCTCCTACAAAGCCGTTAGTGGGTGACAATGGGGAATCCAGAAGCAatggagggggagggaagggggggttCTTAACAAAGTGCGTGGAAATATCCAGAAAACCTTGAGTATTGTCTTATAATAATATTCACAAATGTTTTACCATCCGTGCGTCGGCGCGTCCTTTTTACGAGAAGCACCCTGATATAGACAGAAGTCCTCATTAATAGTAATAACCATattaataagatataaaaattaaatagaACACTGAACTGTAAATGCGTTGCAGTATCTCTGTTCATAATGTGATGTGATAGTTCTGAGTAAATCCCCTCGCTTCCTGCACTGAAGCGAGTGCATGCAGCAAACTGCAGttcattttatatatgtatttttttctctctctctttcgatCATTTCCTGCAAACTTTATGTGCACGGCCTCCGGGTGTTTGTACATCCTAGTCAGGggtaaaagagacagaaaggaaaccaCCAAGTCAGGGAGACGTCCAGCTCCCGTGTATCTTGCACATCATGGTAACTCCATAAAAAGGGGTTTTAGTGACAGATGTATTTTAggatgttttgtatgttttattccCCGGTGCCCCTCTTGttcctcttttgctctctcttgGGCATATAgagatatttatatattataaaaataacGGCTGTTGACTTTGCTGGCTACTCTGAAAAAAAGGCACTTCATTGAAATATCTGAGAATGGCCTCTCCTCCAAAGTGATTTGGGGGGGAAACGTTGTTGTAactgtaatataatattttattttatatcatgcTGCtttttcaagtttatttttcactattgGTTTTGggtggtttttgttttgagggTGGCAAAGTGAATGTGTCGactttgtgatttgttttttttttttaatgttgttgttgttttttctccgTGGGCTAGAGATGTTAAAACCGGTAAGATTTTTCCAAGACTTCGAGGTAATCCGGCTTGGTTTGAAGTTTGGCCCTTAACTCGAGGTAATCGCTTTGGGACGGGTCGGGGTAGCAGCCTTTCCCCGCCGTGAAAAGCAATGTCTCCTTCAGCCGTGCATCCTGCTGCAAATCGGGGTACTGCATGCCTGGTGGGTGCGCATGCGCCACATGCATGTCCTTTAGTTTGGGTACTGTCCCATACAAACAGTCTACAAAGCCCACTGTCGGCGTGGGCCTCTGACTGTCAATCACTGTAGGGCAGAGCCCTCCATTCTCATGAAATCCTGCCATGTCAGCCGTGGTGTGGTTGACTGTGACGATGGTGTTGAGTTGAGAGTTGGAGACGGCCAGGgtccattctctctctttctctaacaAGGTTCTGtagttactgttgctactgCTGCCattgtctttcttctctgaaaACTGcgctctgtcttcctctgctatctccccctctctcgGCTTATAGATGGGGTTATTACACATCTGAGTCACAGGGTGGGGGATGTAATCATAAACGTGACCATGGGCATGTGTGTGActagtgtgagtgtgtgtgtgcatactggGTGTTGGTTTCTCCGGTGTGCCAGTGTTACCGGCACTACTCTGCCTTGGTGGGTCCTCAAAAATCCTGCACTGCATCTGGATCCCTGTCAGATCTACCTCAGAACGTTTCCGGAAGGGCAGCTTCTTCCTGCGTCGGAGAACAAAAGCGAAAAGCCCGGcagccacaaacacagcagcaatgaAGAGGATGAGTAGACTGAGGATGAGGACAGAGAGTGGGACAGCTCCTCTCCCACTTGCCTCTCCCATGTCAGAGCTGCCCGTAGTGAGGTCATCCCCACCTGGCAGAGCTGGCGAAGGAGAGTACTTAAGCTCAGGGCAGATGACCTCAACGTCCAGTGAACGCAGATCCTTCCCAAAAGCAAACTCAGGTGTCTTGCAGATGACATCTCCAACCACGATGACAGAGGAGAGCTTTTCCAGCCACTGTTTCAGGGGGATGATATCACAGGAGCAGTCCCAGGGGTTCTGATGGAGATCAATCTGGACGATGGAGGTCAGATGCTCCAGAACACCACGTACAGGCAGGGAAAAGAAGTAGTTGTTACGGAGGTTGAGTCGTGCAAGGTTGGTGCCAGCAAAGGCGTCAGTGGGGAGGGAGCGTAACAGATTGTCATTGAGGAAAACCAGCTGGAGATTTGGCATTAGGGAGAAGGAGTTAGGTTGTATCTCACGTATGACATTATACTCAAAGTAAAGATAACTCAACATCTGAAGACCGCGGAACATCCCAGGTGTGAGCCTTTCAATGTCATTCCCATTCAGATATAAACTTTTCAAGTTTGGCAGGTTAATGAAGGCGCCCTCTTGGACGTAGGATATCCGATTATTTCCTAAATGCAGTAAATCCAAACTTGAGAAATTCCAGAAATCAGAACGGTAGATTTTCTGTATTAGGTTCCCACTGAGGTACAATTTCTTGGCATTGAGCGGCCGAGGAAGGAGCTCAGAGATGTTGTGAAAGCCTTTTTCTTTACAGTTCACTGTTAGCCCCAGGTCATTGATGTGAAGGTTGCAAATACATCCAGCTGGACAAATTATGGGGATGGGAGGCCTTGTTTGGTAGCCAGCAATAGGGGGTTGGTTGATGCCTGGATAGATGCTACGAGGGGTTGGGGGGTTCTTTGTGGGCCGAGGTCGTTTGGTAGGCTTGACAACTCTTTCCTTGTACTCCACAGAAGATGCTGTGTTGTGAAAGGAAGAGAGCATGGAGGAAGGTTTAGTAGGCCATGTGTTCTCATTGCTAAATGGGACCCGGGGAATTCCCAGCTTGGCTTCAATCTCTGCATCGGAGAGTAGCGGACAGAGCTCACTCCGCTTGATTTCCCTTAAGTCTTTCCCATGTAAGTGGAATGGGTACTCACATGTGATCTCACCTACCAAAGCTGTATAAGGGATTCTCTCCAGCCATGTTTTTAACTGgacaatctcacacacacagttccagGGGTTCTCCTCCAGCTGGATTTCCATTAAGCTCCTCCCAACATACTCCAGCGTCCCCTTATACGGCAATGTCTTTAGTCTGTTTCCTCTCAGGTCCAGATGTGTGAGTGACACAGACCGGAAAAGATAATTTGGGAGCACGGGGATCAGATTGTCATTCAGTATGAGCACTCTCAATTTGTGAAGGTGCCTGAATGCACCACTTTCAATCCTTTTGATAACATTGTAGTCCGCCTGGAGATACTCTAAACTCTCCAAACCCAGAAAAGTGTCATTCCGAAAAACTTCTAGTTTGTTTTCGTGTAGGAACAGCCGTTTGAGTATTCCTAAGCCATTGAACGCCCCAGCATGGATATCTTGCAAGGCGTTATTACCCAGATTAATGGATATGGCATTGTTGAGATGGAGGAAGCTGTTAAAGTAAAGCTTCCTCATGGAGTTTCTCTGCAGGTTGAGCTTGAAGGGCCGACTCCATATCTGTGAGATCTGGCTGACATTTGTAAATCCTTTACTGTCACAGTGGACGTGGAAGATGCCCTCTTTGACTTCGCAGTAGCAAGGCTCGAAGCAGGGCTCGTCGATCTCCTCGGAGTCCTCTAGTAGTGGGATTGGGGTGGTCCATCCTAAGGCTATGGTGCTCAGCAAGGTAACCCACAGCATCCTCGCTGACACCAAGGGGATGAAGTCTCGGCTCCAGGGACAGAGCCACTTCACAGCACTgcaacagagaacagagagataatgggaaggagggaggggatgagggtagtgatga
The Seriola aureovittata isolate HTS-2021-v1 ecotype China chromosome 4, ASM2101889v1, whole genome shotgun sequence genome window above contains:
- the slitrk3a gene encoding SLIT and NTRK-like protein 3, with the protein product MLWVTLLSTIALGWTTPIPLLEDSEEIDEPCFEPCYCEVKEGIFHVHCDSKGFTNVSQISQIWSRPFKLNLQRNSMRKLYFNSFLHLNNAISINLGNNALQDIHAGAFNGLGILKRLFLHENKLEVFRNDTFLGLESLEYLQADYNVIKRIESGAFRHLHKLRVLILNDNLIPVLPNYLFRSVSLTHLDLRGNRLKTLPYKGTLEYVGRSLMEIQLEENPWNCVCEIVQLKTWLERIPYTALVGEITCEYPFHLHGKDLREIKRSELCPLLSDAEIEAKLGIPRVPFSNENTWPTKPSSMLSSFHNTASSVEYKERVVKPTKRPRPTKNPPTPRSIYPGINQPPIAGYQTRPPIPIICPAGCICNLHINDLGLTVNCKEKGFHNISELLPRPLNAKKLYLSGNLIQKIYRSDFWNFSSLDLLHLGNNRISYVQEGAFINLPNLKSLYLNGNDIERLTPGMFRGLQMLSYLYFEYNVIREIQPNSFSLMPNLQLVFLNDNLLRSLPTDAFAGTNLARLNLRNNYFFSLPVRGVLEHLTSIVQIDLHQNPWDCSCDIIPLKQWLEKLSSVIVVGDVICKTPEFAFGKDLRSLDVEVICPELKYSPSPALPGGDDLTTGSSDMGEASGRGAVPLSVLILSLLILFIAAVFVAAGLFAFVLRRRKKLPFRKRSEVDLTGIQMQCRIFEDPPRQSSAGNTGTPEKPTPSMHTHTHTSHTHAHGHVYDYIPHPVTQMCNNPIYKPREGEIAEEDRAQFSEKKDNGSSSNSNYRTLLEKEREWTLAVSNSQLNTIVTVNHTTADMAGFHENGGLCPTVIDSQRPTPTVGFVDCLYGTVPKLKDMHVAHAHPPGMQYPDLQQDARLKETLLFTAGKGCYPDPSQSDYLELRAKLQTKPDYLEVLEKSYRF